A genomic window from Solanum dulcamara chromosome 11, daSolDulc1.2, whole genome shotgun sequence includes:
- the LOC129874902 gene encoding pentatricopeptide repeat-containing protein At1g20230-like, whose translation MLSRVRLHPNLQFLRAVGPSGDIRRARQLFDEIPHPDIRSWTLLITAYTKSGFPKEALEVYDKLQERKVHPDQLALLSVTRTCAALGNLIKAKGIHEDVIRYGYRTDLLLGNALIDMYGKCKYAQGAREVFDNLSAKDVISWTSMSSCYVNCKLPREALITFREMGLNGVRPNPVTLSSILPACSNLKSLNLGREIHGYIVRNGIHDNVYVSSALVDMYASCSSIKQAESVFNSTHQFDYVLCNAIMSAYFSNGECDKALRIFHQLRKGRTKLNHDSWNSVIGGCMQSGRTDKALQILYDMQQSGVKPNKITITSVLPTCIDLGSMRRGKEIHGFLLRHLFLEDETVFTALVFMYAKCGDLELSKRVFYMMPKKDTIAWNTMIIGNSMHGKGEEALLLFREMVSSGVKPNSVTFTGVLSGCSHSQLVDKGLVIFNAMRKEYGVEPDSEHYSCMVDALSRAGRLEQAYNFIQNMPMKPSAAAWGALLGACRVYKNVEMARAAGKQLLEIEPENAGNYVLLSNIYEAAKLREEASEIRKLMRERGIMKGPGCSWIQVKDKVHTFVVGDKNNAQTADIYSFLTEVGEKMRLAGYLPCTDLVGQDLDAEEKEYSLCNHSERLAVAFGILNLDGASSIRVFKNLRICGNCHNAIKYLSKIVGVQIIVRDPLRFHHFKDGLCSCRDFW comes from the coding sequence ATGCTCTCAAGGGTGCGTCTTCATCCAAACTTACAGTTCCTGCGTGCTGTTGGACCTTCTGGAGATATACGACGTGCCCGTCAACTGTTTGATGAAATTCCCCATCCAGATATACGATCATGGACGCTGTTGATCACTGCATACACGAAGAGCGGATTTCCAAAAGAAGCATTGGAAGTCTATGATAAATTGCAGGAAAGGAAAGTTCATCCTGATCAATTGGCACTGTTATCAGTAACCAGGACTTGTGCTGCTTTGGGCAACTTGATAAAGGCAAAAGGCATTCACGAAGATGTAATTAGATATGGATATCGCACTGATTTGCTCCTTGGAAATGCACTGATTGACATGTATGGAAAGTGTAAATATGCTCAAGGTGCTAGAGAGGTTTTTGATAATTTAAGTGCTAAAGATGTAATCTCTTGGACCTCGATGAGTTCTTGCTATGTTAATTGTAAACTTCCAAGAGAGGCACTAATAACATTCCGTGAAATGGGGCTTAATGGGGTGAGGCCTAATCCTGTTACATTGTCTTCTATACTTCCTGCCtgctcaaatttgaaaagtttgaATTTGGGGAGAGAGATTCACGGGTATATTGTTAGAAATGGAATACACGATAATGTGTATGTCAGCAGTGCTCTTGTGGATATGTATGCTAGTTGTTCAAGTATCAAACAAGCAGAGTCGGTATTTAATAGTACTCATCAGTTTGACTATGTTTTATGCAATGCCATTATGTCGGCATATTTCTCAAATGGGGAATGTGACAAAGCACTTCGCATCTTTCATCAGTTGCGAAAAGGAAGAACCAAACTGAATCACGATTCGTGGAATTCTGTTATTGGAGGGTGCATGCAAAGTGGAAGAACAGATAAAGCGCTTCAAATACTTTATGATATGCAGCAGTCAGGTGTAAAACCAAATAAAATCACGATCACCAGTGTGCTACCTACTTGTATAGATCTAGGAAGCATGAGAAGAGGTAAGGAGATTCATGGTTTTCTCCTTCGGCATTTATTTTTGGAAGATGAGACAGTCTTCACTGCTTTGGTATTCATGTATGCTAAATGTGGTGACCTAGAACTATCCAAaagagtcttctatatgatgcCAAAAAAAGATACTATTGCTTGGAACACAATGATTATCGGAAATTCAATGCATGGGAAGGGAGAGGAAGCCTTGTTGCTTTTCCGTGAAATGGTAAGTTCAGGGGTGAAACCCAACTCTGTTACCTTTACTGGCGTCTTATCAGGTTGCAGCCATTCACAGCTGGTAGACAAGGGCCTTGTGATCTTTAATGCAATGAGAAAGGAATATGGAGTTGAACCTGATTCAGAACATTATTCATGCATGGTTGATGCTCTAAGCCGTGCTGGGCGCCTAGAACAGGCATATAATTTCATCCAAAACATGCCCATGAAACCAAGTGCTGCTGCTTGGGGAGCATTGCTTGGTGCATGTAGAGTATATAAGAATGTGGAAATGGCACGAGCTGCTGGAAAACAACTGTTGGAGATTGAGCCGGAAAACGCTGGGAACTATGTTTTATTGTCCAATATCTATGAAGCTGCCAAACTACGAGAGGAGGCCTCAGAAATTCGGAAATTGATGAGAGAAAGAGGAATTATGAAAGGTCCGGGTTGTAGTTGGATTCAAGTGAAAGACAAAGTGCATACTTTTGTTGTCGGTGACAAGAATAATGCTCAGACTGCAGACATTTACAGCTTTTTGACTGAAGTAGGTGAAAAGATGAGGTTAGCTGGGTATTTACCCTGTACAGACCTTGTTGGCCAAGATCTTGATGCAGAGGAAAAGGAATACAGTTTGTGCAATCACAGCGAGAGGCTTGCTGTTGCCTTTGGGATTCTCAATTTGGATGGTGCATCATCCATTAGGGTGTTCAAAAACTTGAGGATATGTGGCAATTGCCATAATGCTATTAAGTATTTGTCTAAAATTGTCGGGGTGCAGATCATTGTGAGAGATCCTCTAAGATTTCACCATTTTAAAGATGGGTTATGCTCCTGTAGAGATTTTTGGTGA
- the LOC129875204 gene encoding CASP-like protein ARALYDRAFT_485429: protein MDKQPGAMGTSAGLALRLGQAIFSVSSLLFMCFGVSFFSYSYAPFCFLVTTMGLVTPWSLGLAMIDTFLVLAKRPNQPKVLSAVILGDWVLSVLSLAVSCSTASVADYLIASHSVYCRGNICLRYQLSAAMAFLTWISSSASLLFNLWLLPTL from the exons ATGGATAAACAGCCGGGGGCTATGGGGACGAGTGCCGGTTTAGCTTTGAGATTAGGACAGGCAATTTTCTCTGTCAGTTCACTTCTTTTCATGTGTTTTGGTGTTTCTTTCTTCAGCTACAGCTACGCTCCCTTCTG CTTTTTGGTGACAACCATGGGTTTGGTAACACCATGGAGCTTGGGATTGGCAATGATCGATACATTTTTAGTGTTGGCTAAACGCCCTAATCAGCCCAAAGTATTGTCAGCTGTTATTTTAGGAGATTGG GTCCTTTCGGTTCTGTCACTGGCTGTGTCGTGTTCCACAGCTAGTGTGGCTGATTACCTGATTGCTTCTCATAGTGTATACTGCAGAGGTAATATATGCCTACGATATCAACTCTCTGCTGCCATGGCTTTCTTGACTTGGATATCGTCATCGGCGTCTTTGCTCTTCAATCTTTGGCTTCTTCCTACCTTATAG